The Phycisphaerae bacterium sequence TCAACCGGTTTGACAAGTCGCGCACTCGATACCCCGGCAACACCGCTCCCATCTTGACCTTCAGGCGGTCTGCCATCTCGCGGGCCTTGCCGCAGAGCTCCAGCGATACCTCGCTGAGATTGCCGTCTTCCTGCTCCGCGAAGACCCAGACTTCACCTTTCCGATTCGGTTCAATCATATCTGCTCGACTCTCAGTCCAAGCCGTCAAACCCCGGTTTTCCCCCGGAAACTGCAACCACCGGAACGGGACGCCGACGGCCGACCGCTGATCGCTTACGTCACCCCAGTGTATGATCCACAATCAGCTCGTGAATCATTTTTCGGATACCCTCCTCCGTCGCGGGAACCTCGGCGTATCCTTCTTTCTTCAACACAATCGACTGGATTCGGTGGACCTTTGTCGGCGAACCCGACATGCCGCACCAGGCCAGATCCGCTCCAATGTCCTCCAGATCCCACTGCTCGATCAGCAGCTTGCGGCTCTTGAGATCAGCCGCTCTGCGGGAGACCTCCCTCGCCTGCTCATCGGCCGACGCCTGCGGCATCTGCTGGGCGACGTCCGCGGCAATCTCGGCCTCCGCTCGGGCTCGTTTGTACAGCATGATCCGTTTGGCCGCCGCCGGCCGCGGCTGGTTGGCCGTATCAAGCACCGTCATCAACACCGGCAGCCGGCATTCCACAATCTCCCAGCCGTTGCCGACATTGCGGCGTGCCCGGATCGTCCGCCCTGCCAACTCCACGATCTGTTCCAGGTACGTAACCTGCGGAATGCCCAATTTTTCAGCCATCTGTGGACCGACTTGGGCGGTATCGCCATCAATGGCCTGACGACCACAGAAGACAATGTCGAACTTGCCGAGGGTTTTGACGGCTCGTGACAGGATGTAGCTGGTCGCGAGTGTGTCGCTGGCCGCGGCACGACGATCCGTCACCAGAATGGCGCGGTCCGCCCCTCGGTACAGGCAGTCCCGCAGCACCTCACAAGCGGTCGGCGGCCCCATCGTAACCGCAGTCACCGTACCCCCGTGCGTCTCGCGGACCCCCAGAGCCGCTTCGAGAGCATGCAGATCCTCCGGATTGAAGATGGCAGGCAAGGCCGCACGATTCACCGTTCCATCGGCCTTCATGGCCTCGCCGGTGATGTTGGCAGTATCCGGGACCTGCTTGACACATACAACGCAATCGTAGCTCAACCCACTGCTCCCACGCTCACGACCCGATCCGCCCAAACCACCACCCCCGCCGGGTGCAGGCACACCCCTTCCCTGGCTCCGATCAGGTGTAGTCGGATCTTACCCCCGATGCAGCACCGGGCCGCCTCAGGCAATAGAGCCGAGATGTTAGCCGTCGATTCCCAGACCGTCAACGCCGTCCCTGCGTACCGCAAGCCCCGGACAAGCCCTCACACAGTTCGCTTGTCCTGAAGCCTTTGGGGAACTATACTTAGGGCAGTCGTAATACTGCGACCGTGGTTACTCACAAGAGGCCCAACACCATGCCAGACACAACCGGCGATGCAGCAAACTCAATCCGTGCCCGCGTGGCGGCCGTCATCGAGAA is a genomic window containing:
- a CDS encoding electron transfer flavoprotein subunit beta/FixA family protein gives rise to the protein MSYDCVVCVKQVPDTANITGEAMKADGTVNRAALPAIFNPEDLHALEAALGVRETHGGTVTAVTMGPPTACEVLRDCLYRGADRAILVTDRRAAASDTLATSYILSRAVKTLGKFDIVFCGRQAIDGDTAQVGPQMAEKLGIPQVTYLEQIVELAGRTIRARRNVGNGWEIVECRLPVLMTVLDTANQPRPAAAKRIMLYKRARAEAEIAADVAQQMPQASADEQAREVSRRAADLKSRKLLIEQWDLEDIGADLAWCGMSGSPTKVHRIQSIVLKKEGYAEVPATEEGIRKMIHELIVDHTLG